A window of Quercus robur chromosome 12, dhQueRobu3.1, whole genome shotgun sequence genomic DNA:
TATTTCTCTGCTTTTCATATAGAACTTGTTCCTTTTCTTTGCAAAAGCAAACAAAGCTGATTTGATATGGATAGAGTTAGAGATTTGGCATCAAAGAAGGCAGCTGTGATCTTCACCAAGAGCTCATGTTTCATGTGCCACAGCATCAAACAACTCTTTTATGAACTTGGTGCGAGCCCTGAAATTCATGAGCTTGACCAAGATGCCAATGGGAGGGAAATGGAGTATGCTCTACGAGGGCTGGGATGTACTCCCTCTGTCCCAGCTGTGTTCATAGGAGGAAAGTATGTAGGCTCAGCAAAAGATATCATATCCCTCCATGTTGACGGGTCTCTCAAACAAATGCTCATAGATGCAAGGGCCATCTGGTTCTAGCAACTCCAAAACAAGCCTCATACTATGTTAGTTACTGCAGTAGAAATGTGATCAAAGCTCTAATACCACATGTAGAGGAAAAAGTTGCATTAAGGGCTTTGCTTTTTCTTGAGTTTTCAAGCTAACTGTATGATAAAAGTTACACAATATGAAAATAGGCTTCAGAGTTTTGATAAAAAAACTCAGACAATTGCTTTCAATTGTACGGatcacaaaatcaaataaaaagtataCTTGTGGATCCAGTgaagttttaaattttcagGATTCCTTCCTATCAGCCAAAGCATAGACCAGACAAATATCAAATTAAAGTCTCAAATGAATGTCTTGATCATACATAATTCCAGAGATTCTCAATGGAGAATAATAAGCAATAGCGCTCTCATGCAAGATAAATTGCCTTAGAATAAAGCTacattgcatttctttttgatgaGTAATCAGAATTGTTCCAACTGAAAAACTTATCCACTAACTAACAGTGAGCCCTGTATATGAAGAGACAATATCATTAGTCATATAAGATGCTTATAGTTTGATGCACTTGAACATTAGAttgtttatgtatatataatatatatacagaTATATgagatatgtatatattaattactaGACTGAGACCTACTTAATGGTTGGTTCTTAACTGTATGGCTCACATTTGATTCTTAACTGTTTGGCTCTGTCACTTAAATTGGACCCGTGGTGCAAGAGATATCAACACCATTTAGCAGGCTACTTGGTAAATTTTATAGTAATGGCACGTGCATGGCTCCTTTGCCTAAAGGGGGGGACAAAAAGTTGATGCTGCAAATTTTTATGTCTCCCAAGTATTCCTTCATATCCAGAAAGATAAAAACTTTTAACCTCTGCCCATATAAACTAAGTACAGATTCCTCAATGAAAACATGGAGATGCCGGTTAGTGTAGTCGGTAAAAGTTTCTTGACAGCATAATAAAAACCTGGATTAACTCTCACCTTCATTGAGGATGGAGGGTTCAAGGGATAGAATGCAGCTATTGCTTATTGTGTAGCTCATAGGCTACACTAACTTCTAATGaacttaaaaatagaaaacaaaccGTGCAAAATCATACATAAATCATATATCAACATGTACAAtcatatatatgtaaatataaatgTTATGTATATAACATATGTACATGTGTTTCCATTTCCAAGAAAATACAACCATATGTGATAAGTTGCATGTGTGTTGCTAGTGCTACATACCCTATGGCTGAGCATGAATGCTATGCAATTAAAGTAATGGGGATGACATCAATTTTGTGGTCCATTAGCTTGTCCAAATACTTATTTATTATGTGGTTCATTAGCTCATCTAAAGACAAGAATTCTGTCCCGTTTGGCTCGAAGGGAAAAGTTGACACATGTGGTCATTCATGACATGCTCATCAACACGTGAGAACTGTTCTAAGCACAGAAATACCACATATATGAACCTTTGCCCTGTGTGGTTGCGTGTGAGAAGGAATCACACAAGGTGGTGGGCACAACACAAAGAATCAGAGCCACCGAAAGCCCATCTCACTCGCAAGCTTTATGCATAAGAACTACAAAAAGTGATCATAAGAATCTGGTTTAAATTGACCAGCCCCATAGAATTTTATACTTTTGTTATGTCATGATAGAGAGTTCCAAAAAATCTGCAAAAGCTGAAGAAATGGTCAACAGGATGAACACGTCTCCCATATTTGATTGTACAGTTTTCGTCCATCTGTGTTGGAAGGAGTAATAAGAGTCTACATATCAGATGGTTATACACTCAAAGCTAGTCTAATAAATTGAGTTATATGAATGTAGAAAATATGTCTGCCAATTTGTTAGGCCTATTAGAAACACAGTAGTCTTTGTCTTAGAAAGTTTCTTTATTGGTTTGGGCATCTTAATAAAGCACATTCTCTTTTGAAATGTTCTTGTTTAAAGAAAGCAGTCCACTCTAAGCTGTCCCTATAAATAGACTAGCATAAGAGCTCAAATTCAAACAACCTTAAGCTTCAAACTCTTTTCTCCATAACCCAATTCTCCTTCCCCAAAAGCCACCATAACCATTGGATTGAATTCAGTTTGAATTCGATCCTTGATTTTAAGAAATTACAAAACAACCTGCAAATTTCTCTAAATTAGACATTCCAATTATCCTGTATTACTTATTAAGTAGACAGGACTGTCAAGATGGACAAGGTGACAAGATTGGCTACAGAGAAGGGGGTAGTGATATTCACCAAGAGCTCATGTTGCCTGTGTTATGCAGTCCACATTCTATTTCAGGAACTTGGGGTGAACCCCGCGGTTCATGAGATTGACCAAGACCCTGAAGGCAGGGACATAGAGAAAGCTCTCATGAGGATGGGATGTAATGGGCCTGTACCAGCTGTGTTCATTGGAGGAAAGCTGATAGGATCCACTAACGAAGTCATGTCCCTTCATCTAAGTGGCCACTTGATCCCAATGCTGAAGCCTTATCAGCctttatcttaaatattttactCCAATATCTTTTTTGGAAGAATAAATTGGGCTCAAATTAGTAGTATCTTCATATTGAATAGTCTTTATATATAGTGTTTATGTGTGAACTGTGAAGTGCTTGTAGCATTTGATTATTAGTAGCTATAGTGTGTAATCTGTTTGCTATTCTTAATGAAGTTGGCTTTAAATACTATGTTTACATGTGTTAAAGAAATTTAACtaaatttggtgatttttttttattctgaaAAAGCTTCAGAGCTGCTCACTGTTCCTGTCATTAACTTCAACCAGTAATTTCAGTTAAAATTGTGTCTAGCAGAATAATCTTACTTAGGATATAATCCCATATCAAATTCCACACCTAATCAATGTGAAATTTCAAAACCTTCTCTCACATTCAATCTCTAAATATATGCAAATGAACTTGGCATGTGaaccaacaaataaataaaccaggcactgataccatgttagagcATCGATCCAACTGAAAAGTTTAAGCCATTAAGAGGAGGTCCAACTAGCATTAATCCATACCAAAGTCAACACCTTGTTGGCATGGAACACTTCAATATGAAGTCACAGTCCTAATAAAAGTGAACTTTTGATATTTACCATCACTGAAAATTGCATTTGATAGGACActaatcatctctctctctctctgcatgtGCACATACATTCATTCTCATGCATGCAATGCACAATACCTCATTATCATATTTTTACAGAGAATTGTCTCCACAtcctttttaataaatattaaaatttccaATAGGAAGAAAGCCGTAGGGAATTTGAATTATCAATTTTTGACAAATAACAAGTGAAATTGGTTTGAGCATGTTCCCAAGTGATCCTGCAATCCCAGATACCCTAAAGTGCGTTTGGCTATTTTAATTGGAGCTTCATCTTAAAATACAgtaaaattaattgtttaacaTCAGTGTTTTTAGGACATAAAATGGGTTCTTAAGTGGAAGAAAGCAGCGTTACTTTACcaactttcataaaataaaagcattatTTCTGTGAGGGAGAGAATCCAACTTTTGAAATCCCTATTGCATTCTCCATATGCAAAAAgttcaaaaaggaaaattattaactTTCTAGTTTGTGCTGCCACTGATTCTTCTACTTTTGTAGAAAGAATGGTATTACATTCCCATTTTGGGTAAGTAGGGTATTACATTcctcacctttttttttgaattattttacttttgtacCCTCTGTTTTGGGAAAGTAGTCAAGCGGTTATAGTCAGTGAAAAACCAAGTTCGACTAACATTCGGATGGCCTAGTTGGTAAGATACCGGGCCAACAAATTTCAGGACTTGAGTTTGAATCTCAACAACTAGTTGTATGTTGATGCTCTTTATATTTTATCTCTATCCCAAATAGTTCAAAGAATAATAAGTGAGTTTCTCATCAATTGAGAGTATGAGGTCTTGCCCAAAAGTGGGTAAAGTGCTATTATACCACGTCCAAATAGGAAAGCCACATTAATTGCCTCcctctactcttttttttttttttttacaaaaaaaaaaatccaagttcAAGCCCCTCCAGAACCTGCACCTGACTCTGTGATAAGACCATCGGTGCTAGAtttcatcattgtggagctacCTGGAATCttcattaaatatttaaattcctTTCTCAGTGCACCTCTGTCACTCTAGCAAAGCAAACTATGAATAACAGAATTATGCAAAAGCCAATATAAAAGGCAGTGTAAAAGTCATacatatatagttttatatatatatatatatatatatatgtaccaAATAGAGATTACCTTGCACATTATCTCAAAACCTTGCATTTAGGGCCACAAACTATGAGGTGCTGCTTCAGCCACtagtttcttttgaaaaaacaactcaaaaaaacaacgattaattttgaaatttgccGAAGTTTTGAAAACATACTAACATAGTCCCTTCTTGATACTTTGAAATTTAAGTCCGAATCccttttaaaatttattcttaGCAGTACAAATATACCTTTTTGATTTTCGTCTGTAGTCAGTCagcagaaaaaaaagaaaagaaaaaaataactatacACGAAAAGAATAATTATAAACTGGAGTTAGTTGATTTGATCAATTGGTAGGTAATATATTTTAGCTATTTAGCTGACCTATAGGATTGTATTCCTATTAGCTATTGACATGTTGAATATTATTGTCATAACCTAAGGACACTACTAAATTTAGACCAAAagaccaatcagtttttggtataaatggagattgaacctcaaattttttattcaaccattaaattttattaattgagttaactaaaaccgacttatattatatatgtgtgtatggaaatataaattttaattttcttattctaaagtaagttatatatatacaaaattatcaactttaatatgtaaatatacaCACCTAGACACAAGATCTTTATAAGAGAAATTTATAATCttcttaatttgtataattggGTATACAACATACAAatatatagaacaaaaaaaaaaaaaaaaaaaaaaaaaaaacaacaacaacaacaaaacgaATATAGTATCTTCCATCAAAGTCATGCTCAACGATAATACTTCACATAATAAActcatcaattattatttttataacaaaattattcataatttcctttttaataatgtatatgaactttttttttcttgataaaatcttgagaatagaaaatttcaaccaaattgcATATATTATCCATGTTGAATGATTTGAACTCATTAATAggataattttgaaattgagcTAAAAATTAGAGGTTCTACTATTTACTCACAAAACTTATTATCTAATTATTTCATTCTAATGCAATGGTATATCAAATCTAAACTCTCTTTTATTAGATTAGTTGAtcaatatatactttttttttgggggaactcctattttttttttttttcatataacctttaaatatttataaaatatacctatattgtaaaaaaaaaagattaaaaattaaaaattttggaggCGCCAAGGCCCCCAAGCATGCATGTGGCTCCGCCACCTACAAAGGCAAACTATATTAATATGAGCTTGAGTACTCATGTAAATATTAGGTTTGAGATTAGGACAGGTTTGGCTTCACAGACACTGAATAGTCAAAAAAATTGGTCCCCTCCCACTTTATGTGATCCAGGAGAAGAATTTGGTATTTTCAGGCTGATTTAGGGGTTTGGTATTTCTGCTGTAAACATCTGAGGTActacattatgttatcaatgCCAACAATGAACGCAAATTATATACAGAAGTGATAAACAGATTCTTAAACGGTAAATGGAGACAAGCATATAAATGTTTCTTAGTAATGAAAGAAAGGGATATCATCTATATGCTGTCTGACACAAAAAATCGCacaatatcaatttttctttgcttttttggaTCAATCACCATCAATCTTAATCAAGAATTTTCAACAaagatgatattaaaaaaaaaaggcaaaaattgGTGTGACCTTTGGATTGTTCTGGTGATATAGAAGAAAGGAGGAAGAAGTGACCAGTTTGTACTTCCTGTACCTCTGCCTAAGCCCCCAACCTGAACTGATGCAAACTGCCTGCAAATCTGCATTACTATGTATTTGTACTCTTCATCAAATCCTAAGGTTTAATCTTTTTTCTACTACTAAAAGACCTCAAAAAACATTAAGATTTTTACATGTACCATGACAGATGTTAGGATTGCAGAAGAGCGCTGGGACCTAGGAGACAATCTCCCTTGaccctctcttttctttttttttatttccttccaTCATTCCTTTTCTACAtgaaaagttcaaaattttttgcattaggAAAAATGTTTTAGGCAATATGCCCATGAAGTAAAAACAGAATCACATTCACATGTCATAGCATGCATATTATATGGCTTTTCTTCATGtaccctcttttttctttttctttctttatttatttattttaaaatagtaaatttgtaTTATACTTGATGCACCTTGAAGCAAAATGGCCAAAAAAGATTAGCCAACCTCAAACATGAGGAATTTTAGACTTTTTTGAGTGTCGCACTTTTTCTTAGACTATATATGTAGCCTTTGTTGGGTGTACACGTGTGAATAAGTGAATAAAGTCCCGCATTGAATAAAGATTAGAAgaatgagtaattaatataacataattgagcataTACCTATTGGGCTTAggtcttttgggttaaagtgtgtctctatatgttatattaattattcaagaaagCTCCCCAAGGTCATAATCTCCCCAACAGCCTTTGTcccatcaatatatatatatatatatatgtagccTTTAGCCTCACCTTCTAGCCTTTCCTTTCTCTTTAGCCTTCTGTTTTTCCCTGGAATTAGATTCTAATAAATCTATAACAAATAGTTATATTTTGGATAAACTTCCTTAGAAACTTCTATGTAATGATAATCTCTAAGCTATAATATAATAACATCTTATAGTAGGCAAAGAGTGAAGATTccatataattatattaacCTGGTGACAAAAGTGAGACAAAGAGTGAAGATGCCAACTAATTATATTAATCTGGTGACAGAAGTAAAGTGCTAATAATTGTGAAACCACGCCACCTTGCAGAACAATCGAAAGCAGCCTGCATTTTGTAgtatgttaatttgtttagatgTCACTATCAATCCAGAACCTCAATGGTGATACAATGTGACTGGAtgaaaacaaatattttgaGGAAATTGGCATAGCCTATCAAGGACCAATGTATTATGTACAGGATCAAATCTAGCCTGGTTCTGAAATATCATTATTTTGCATATCTACCAATGACCATACATCATAATCTCACACGTAAATTATTtgtaaataataatacaaagaaCCCTTTCAAGCAATTGATAATAGTTTTATTGCAGGTGCATGCATTGAAAGGTCTATTGCATCTTCCCTCTATTATATTCTTTGTTTTGAGAATCATATCCACCACTTGTATAGAATATATTACCAGCTATCCACTTTAGATTGCAGACTTCCTTTATCTCCAAAGATGGCCTCAGAGGAAGCAAGTGTGAATGTTTGCATTGATGTCAACAAGGACCTGAGAGGAAAATAAGTGTTTTAGAGACCATGAGGATTCTTGGTGCTCAGCTTATTAATTGACAGTTAGTTTCATATAAAAGCAAGACACCTATCTTCATGTAAATCATTACATGGCCTGAAACAAATCATCGCTTGTCAGAACATATATTCTTGATGatcacataatatatatatgaaagagtTTAAAGGTTAGCTGACTCATTACATGCTATTATTAATGATTAGTTTGTAATCTAGGAGATGGCATCAATAGAAATTGGAGAATAGGAATACAGGACCCAACAATTGGGAGATAGTTTTCTGGAACAAATAACACTTCCCCTTCCCCAACTCAATTGGcttccatttatatatatatatatatatatatctccatCACTTCATACTTCATAGTACATGTATATAGCTGTTTCTCTCTTGCATATTCCCTCATGATTATGGCATGAGCTAGAAGGATTACATTGATAATATAATACTTCTGATTGTGTggatttgtttattaatttgtattatgaaagtgttgtgtaGATgtgttgttaggacatatgtgattcaatgttaagaacatatgtcattattttatgtaattgactaatcttttgacaaaacgcactttacttgtaattaggtagatctagaatgtgtttgGTCCAGTGTGAATGGTACAATACTGATACCAATGGTCAAAAGAGAACGATAAGAACCGATGCACACTGCACAAGCATTGATGTTACAAGTCGGTGGTATGAAAATGACCCTTTTATTCTTCCTAGTCAAGCAAGACAAGTTTTTTACCTTCAAGATACCAAATTGGGTGAACCTTGGAAAATTGTGCAATCCATCCAACATAAGGGAGTGTTTGATATCCCGGAAGTTGAGGGTGGAGAATCCAATGATAATACAGAAGATAGTGACGCATTCCAACAAGAAGTGATTGTTGATGTTGTCTCTATCAATGTTGAGGACAATATTATTGACTATTGTATGGGTGATGTTGAAACTGAGGTTGTTCTTGAAGGTGGAACTTCAAGAGATGCTAATCAAAATGAAGAGCATGACATACctgatgttgatcttgaaaaatTGTGCAATCCATCCAACATAAGGGAGTGTTTGATATCCTGGAAGTTGAGGGTGGAGAATCCAATGATAATACAAAAGATAGTGACGCATTCCAACAAGAAGTGATTGTTGATGTTGTCTCTATCAATGTTGAGGACAATATTATTGACTATTATATGGGTGATGTTGAAACTGAGGTTGTTCTTGAAAGGGGAACTTTAAGAGATACTAATCAAAATGAAGAGCATGACATACCTGATGTCGATCTTGATATAGATTATGATATGTAAAGTCCATAACAATTGTTTTAAATGTTGTGTGTTTGTCTTAAAGTTTTATACTTGTCTAAGTAGCAATTGTTTTATActtatcttgaacttgatatggaTATTGATGTGGTCATTTGTTGTGTTGAGTTAATAGTAATTGTATTCAAATTTAGCACTTGTGAATTGCTTGATATGGATAATGATGTAGACTATGATATATAAAGTTAATAGTAATTGTTATTGAGATGTTTTGTActtatcttgaacttgatatggatattgatgtggtcatttgttgtgttgagttagtagcaattgtgttcAAATTTTGCACTTGTGAATTGTTTGATATGGATAATGGTGTGGACTATA
This region includes:
- the LOC126708994 gene encoding glutaredoxin-C11, which codes for MDRVRDLASKKAAVIFTKSSCFMCHSIKQLFYELGASPEIHELDQDANGREMEYALRGLGCTPSVPAVFIGGKYVGSAKDIISLHVDGSLKQMLIDARAIWF
- the LOC126709914 gene encoding monothiol glutaredoxin-S11-like, whose product is MDKVTRLATEKGVVIFTKSSCCLCYAVHILFQELGVNPAVHEIDQDPEGRDIEKALMRMGCNGPVPAVFIGGKLIGSTNEVMSLHLSGHLIPMLKPYQPLS